In Saccharomycodes ludwigii strain NBRC 1722 chromosome III, whole genome shotgun sequence, one DNA window encodes the following:
- a CDS encoding uncharacterized protein (similar to Saccharomyces cerevisiae YDL222C | FMP45 | Found in Mitochondrial Proteome (paralog of YNL194C | integral membrane protein)) produces the protein MGIKKFVHFLILFFILGAGLLTFFTILSGGRSSGTLGKFYWLEADTQNIGNAQNTTRWTNYMSCGFTNGNYHDCSSRMAGYPFSPRDNFNTSANLPSTFVRHRKTYYYLSRVGWAMLLIGLFFILCTLIPSVLALCFSIPSVLVCSSVFVWLSWFFITLAACLLTACYVKGRNAFQNDNRHAKLGVKNFAFIWTTVALLTISAFWYPVSTIIAKGQRQGYIYGNKKNTQAQNYDYETSSSENNEKFTNDANSSGYPLVENLQDNQIANNNNNTANINQQPANPNTRTSAGKIAFQKTNRDPEVIKKTNMMSSKNTDNSGAIINDEQNPRVVTTYNNEKQKSSDSNKKSFLQNASHNKDTS, from the coding sequence ATGGGAATCAAAAAGTTTgtacattttttaattttattttttatattaggTGCAGGTTTGTTAACATTTTTCACAATCTTGTCCGGTGGTAGGAGTAGCGGAACATTGGGGAAATTTTATTGGTTGGAAGCAGATACTCAGAATATAGGAAATGCTCAAAATACTACGAGATGGACGAATTATATGTCTTGTGGGTTTACTAACGGAAACTATCATGATTGTTCTTCTAGAATGGCCGGATATCCATTTTCTCCAAGggataattttaatacatCCGCAAACTTGCCAAGCACTTTTGTTAGACATAGAAAAACTTACTACTATCTATCGAGGGTTGGTTGGGCTATGTTATTGATtggattatttttcattttatgtACACTTATTCCTTCTGTTTTGGCCTTGTGCTTTTCGATCCCATCTGTTTTGGTTTGTTCTTCCGTTTTTGTTTGGCTATCTTGGTTTTTCATCACCTTGGCAGCATGCTTACTCACTGCATGCTATGTCAAGGGTAGGAATGCCTTTCAAAACGACAACAGACATGCTAAATTGGGTGTTAAGAATTTTGCGTTTATCTGGACTACTGTTGCCTTACTAACCATTAGTGCTTTCTGGTATCCAGTTTCAACGATTATTGCGAAGGGTCAAAGACAAGGCTACATATAtggtaataaaaagaatacaCAGGCACAGAATTATGATTACGAAACTTCTTCTAGTGAGAACAATGAAAAGTTTACTAATGACGCAAACTCTTCTGGGTATCCTTTAGTTGAAAATCTGCAGGATAACCAGATTgccaataacaataataatacagcTAATATCAATCAGCAACCGGCTAACCCAAACACTCGCACTAGTGCTGGCAAGATCGCTTTCCAAAAAACTAACAGAGACCCTGAAGTTATAAAGAAGACCAATATGATGAGTAGTAAAAACACTGATAATAGTGgtgctattattaatgatgaGCAGAATCCTAGAGTTGTAACTACTTATAACAATGAGAAACAGAAATCTTCAGATTCCAATAAAAAGTCTTTCCTACAAAATGCAAGTCATAACAAAGATACCTCTTAG